A genomic segment from Montipora foliosa isolate CH-2021 chromosome 9, ASM3666993v2, whole genome shotgun sequence encodes:
- the LOC137970725 gene encoding uncharacterized protein, translating into MPNDQIQSEGSSASAEVFQTSSGDSGGNSAAVDQVFSMFKDFLEKILEDKGKQIEHRSKLDKEVVQLKFKGNQKQFELNAELDTILESTEYESDELASAPKMKNVLRRQGKLRVARDAKKNNSPVIVERNQELLWALIINFFVAVETLLATSSAVSNAANLDTGLSTANPCSGREVTSPLATILSLESPTTSQPQANQLNKSNDDALAQVKLSLPGL; encoded by the exons ATGCCCAACGACCAGATACAGAGCGAAGGTTCGTCCGCTTCGGCTGAAGTATTCCAAACGTCTTCGGGTGACAGTGGAGGCAACTCAGCAGCCGTTGATCAAGTCTTTTCCATGTTCAAAGATTTTCTTGAGAAAATAttagaagacaaaggaaagcaaatCGAGCATAGAAGTAAGTTAGATAAAGAAGTTGTGCAGCTAAAGTTCAAAGGAAACCAGAAACAATTTGAGCTTAATGCCGAGCTGGATACCATTTTGGAAAGTA CCGAGTACGAGTCAGACGAACTTGCATCGGCTCCGAAGATGAAAAACGTCTTAAGAAGGCAAGGGAAGCTGCGAGTCGCAAGAGACGCCAAAAAGAACAACTCTCCAGTGATCGTGGAAAGAAACCAAGAATTGCTTTGGGCACTGATAATCAACTTTTTCGTG GCCGTAGAGACGCTTTTGGCGACTTCTTCCGCTGTTTCAAATGCGGCAAATTTGGACACTGGGCTAAGCACTGCCAATCCTTGTTCTGGCCGGGAAGTTACCAGCCCCTTAGCTACAATTCTTTCCCTGGAATCTCCTACAACAAGCCAACCTCAGGCCAATCAGCTCAACAAAAGCAATGATGATGCCTTGGCGCAG GTCAAGTTATCTCTACCTGGCCTGTAG
- the LOC137971946 gene encoding retinoic acid receptor RXR-alpha-like isoform X2: MDSTEKLNSSSELFPTRKSKEEQHKPSSRKELSFCPCKDVYPAFSFSVHSLPMQRPSRLITLRASSFCSSARMQGVRKEKKRGGRSFYPLKKQKFEEGNQASSDKEIPVPRNITYCCELIENLMNSSPCIVPPGEPLNNSQEGVQESREGLLTRFSNAITKELYLIVEWAKLVPGFDELCRKDQIALLTAGGMELIVFRVIYRSIPYKEYVYMNSTTLLVREECYDVLNKEIVDMILDVVERLKPLAMDEVEFACLKTILLTDPETSGLSDKLAVAALQNSFLAALKEHMETTYPNQKGRFAKLLLRLPALRDVCTKGYQYFLLVRAKLEGEVPMSKLLQEMFESARY; the protein is encoded by the exons atggattcgacagaaaaactaaacagtagttccgagttgtttccaacgagaaagtcaaaggag gagcaacataagccatcttcgcggaaggaattatcattctgcccttgcaaagatgtttacccggcgttttccttctcagtgcacagtttACCAATGCAGAGACCATCGCGACTAATAACATTACGAGCTTCGTCCTTTTGCTCTagcgctcgaatgcaag gtgtgagaaaagaaaagaagcgtGGAGGTAGATCATTCTACCcattaaagaaacaaaaatttgagGAAGGAAATCAAGCCTCATCAGACAAAGAAATACCGGTACCAAGAAATATCACATATTGCTGTGAACTCATTGAAAATTTAATGAATAGCAGCCCATGCATTGTTCCACCAGGTGAACCATTAAATAATTCACAGGAAGGAGTACAAGAAAGCAGGGAAGGACTATTAACACGATTTTCAAATGCAATCACCAAAGAACTGTACTTGATTGTAGAATGGGCAAAGCTTGTTCCAGGTTTTGATGAGCTTTGTCGAAAGGATCAGATCGCCCTTTTGACAGCTGGTGGCATGGAACTTATAGTCTTCAGAGTGATTTATAGGTCTATTCCTTACAAGGAGTATGTCTACATGAACAGCACCACTCTTCTCGTGAGGGAAGAATGTTATGACGTCTTGAATAAAGAAATTGTTGACATGATTTTAGATGTTGTAGAGAGGTTAAAGCCCCTTGCAATGGATGAGGTTGAATTTGCTTGCTTAAAGACCATACTCCTTACTGATCcag AGACATCAGGACTTTCCGACAAGTTAGCTGTGGCAGCCCTGCAAAACTCATTTCTTGCAGCTCTTAAAGAGCACATGGAAACAACGTACCCCAATCAGAAAGGTCGCTTTGCTAAGCTTCTACTACGGCTTCCGGCTTTGCGTGATGTTTGTACCAAGGGCTATCAGTACTTTTTGTTGGTGCGGGCTAAGCTTGAAGGAGAAGTACCCATGTCAAAACTTTTACAAGAAATGTTTGAATCGGCAAGGTATTAG
- the LOC137971946 gene encoding retinoic acid receptor RXR-alpha-like isoform X3, with protein sequence MMDFSVTWFSTARAMEQHKPSSRKELSFCPCKDVYPAFSFSVHSLPMQRPSRLITLRASSFCSSARMQGVRKEKKRGGRSFYPLKKQKFEEGNQASSDKEIPVPRNITYCCELIENLMNSSPCIVPPGEPLNNSQEGVQESREGLLTRFSNAITKELYLIVEWAKLVPGFDELCRKDQIALLTAGGMELIVFRVIYRSIPYKEYVYMNSTTLLVREECYDVLNKEIVDMILDVVERLKPLAMDEVEFACLKTILLTDPETSGLSDKLAVAALQNSFLAALKEHMETTYPNQKGRFAKLLLRLPALRDVCTKGYQYFLLVRAKLEGEVPMSKLLQEMFESARY encoded by the exons ATGATggatttttctgtgacctggttctccacagcaagagcaatg gagcaacataagccatcttcgcggaaggaattatcattctgcccttgcaaagatgtttacccggcgttttccttctcagtgcacagtttACCAATGCAGAGACCATCGCGACTAATAACATTACGAGCTTCGTCCTTTTGCTCTagcgctcgaatgcaag gtgtgagaaaagaaaagaagcgtGGAGGTAGATCATTCTACCcattaaagaaacaaaaatttgagGAAGGAAATCAAGCCTCATCAGACAAAGAAATACCGGTACCAAGAAATATCACATATTGCTGTGAACTCATTGAAAATTTAATGAATAGCAGCCCATGCATTGTTCCACCAGGTGAACCATTAAATAATTCACAGGAAGGAGTACAAGAAAGCAGGGAAGGACTATTAACACGATTTTCAAATGCAATCACCAAAGAACTGTACTTGATTGTAGAATGGGCAAAGCTTGTTCCAGGTTTTGATGAGCTTTGTCGAAAGGATCAGATCGCCCTTTTGACAGCTGGTGGCATGGAACTTATAGTCTTCAGAGTGATTTATAGGTCTATTCCTTACAAGGAGTATGTCTACATGAACAGCACCACTCTTCTCGTGAGGGAAGAATGTTATGACGTCTTGAATAAAGAAATTGTTGACATGATTTTAGATGTTGTAGAGAGGTTAAAGCCCCTTGCAATGGATGAGGTTGAATTTGCTTGCTTAAAGACCATACTCCTTACTGATCcag AGACATCAGGACTTTCCGACAAGTTAGCTGTGGCAGCCCTGCAAAACTCATTTCTTGCAGCTCTTAAAGAGCACATGGAAACAACGTACCCCAATCAGAAAGGTCGCTTTGCTAAGCTTCTACTACGGCTTCCGGCTTTGCGTGATGTTTGTACCAAGGGCTATCAGTACTTTTTGTTGGTGCGGGCTAAGCTTGAAGGAGAAGTACCCATGTCAAAACTTTTACAAGAAATGTTTGAATCGGCAAGGTATTAG
- the LOC137971946 gene encoding retinoic acid receptor RXR-alpha-like isoform X4 → MQRPSRLITLRASSFCSSARMQGVRKEKKRGGRSFYPLKKQKFEEGNQASSDKEIPVPRNITYCCELIENLMNSSPCIVPPGEPLNNSQEGVQESREGLLTRFSNAITKELYLIVEWAKLVPGFDELCRKDQIALLTAGGMELIVFRVIYRSIPYKEYVYMNSTTLLVREECYDVLNKEIVDMILDVVERLKPLAMDEVEFACLKTILLTDPETSGLSDKLAVAALQNSFLAALKEHMETTYPNQKGRFAKLLLRLPALRDVCTKGYQYFLLVRAKLEGEVPMSKLLQEMFESARY, encoded by the exons ATGCAGAGACCATCGCGACTAATAACATTACGAGCTTCGTCCTTTTGCTCTagcgctcgaatgcaag gtgtgagaaaagaaaagaagcgtGGAGGTAGATCATTCTACCcattaaagaaacaaaaatttgagGAAGGAAATCAAGCCTCATCAGACAAAGAAATACCGGTACCAAGAAATATCACATATTGCTGTGAACTCATTGAAAATTTAATGAATAGCAGCCCATGCATTGTTCCACCAGGTGAACCATTAAATAATTCACAGGAAGGAGTACAAGAAAGCAGGGAAGGACTATTAACACGATTTTCAAATGCAATCACCAAAGAACTGTACTTGATTGTAGAATGGGCAAAGCTTGTTCCAGGTTTTGATGAGCTTTGTCGAAAGGATCAGATCGCCCTTTTGACAGCTGGTGGCATGGAACTTATAGTCTTCAGAGTGATTTATAGGTCTATTCCTTACAAGGAGTATGTCTACATGAACAGCACCACTCTTCTCGTGAGGGAAGAATGTTATGACGTCTTGAATAAAGAAATTGTTGACATGATTTTAGATGTTGTAGAGAGGTTAAAGCCCCTTGCAATGGATGAGGTTGAATTTGCTTGCTTAAAGACCATACTCCTTACTGATCcag AGACATCAGGACTTTCCGACAAGTTAGCTGTGGCAGCCCTGCAAAACTCATTTCTTGCAGCTCTTAAAGAGCACATGGAAACAACGTACCCCAATCAGAAAGGTCGCTTTGCTAAGCTTCTACTACGGCTTCCGGCTTTGCGTGATGTTTGTACCAAGGGCTATCAGTACTTTTTGTTGGTGCGGGCTAAGCTTGAAGGAGAAGTACCCATGTCAAAACTTTTACAAGAAATGTTTGAATCGGCAAGGTATTAG
- the LOC137971946 gene encoding retinoic acid receptor RXR-alpha-like isoform X1 — protein MSEEDDTSVKWCAVCGDNASGYHYGANTCEGCKSFFKRTVQKNLGDKYECVKATDDCSVDKLSRAKCQACRLKKCLTVGMVAEGVRKEKKRGGRSFYPLKKQKFEEGNQASSDKEIPVPRNITYCCELIENLMNSSPCIVPPGEPLNNSQEGVQESREGLLTRFSNAITKELYLIVEWAKLVPGFDELCRKDQIALLTAGGMELIVFRVIYRSIPYKEYVYMNSTTLLVREECYDVLNKEIVDMILDVVERLKPLAMDEVEFACLKTILLTDPETSGLSDKLAVAALQNSFLAALKEHMETTYPNQKGRFAKLLLRLPALRDVCTKGYQYFLLVRAKLEGEVPMSKLLQEMFESARY, from the exons ATGTCAGAAGAGGACGATACAAGTGTGAAGTGGTGCGCCGTGTGTGGCGACAATGCATCTGGCTACCATTATGGTGCAAATACTTGCGAGGGATGCAAGAGTTTCTTTAAAAGAACAGTGCAAAAAAATTTAGGTGATAAATACGAATGTGTGAAGGCTACAGACGACTGCTCCGTTGACAAATTATCACGAGCCAAATGCCAGGCCTGTAGGCTAAAAAAGTGCTTAACAGTCGGAATGGTTGCAGAAG gtgtgagaaaagaaaagaagcgtGGAGGTAGATCATTCTACCcattaaagaaacaaaaatttgagGAAGGAAATCAAGCCTCATCAGACAAAGAAATACCGGTACCAAGAAATATCACATATTGCTGTGAACTCATTGAAAATTTAATGAATAGCAGCCCATGCATTGTTCCACCAGGTGAACCATTAAATAATTCACAGGAAGGAGTACAAGAAAGCAGGGAAGGACTATTAACACGATTTTCAAATGCAATCACCAAAGAACTGTACTTGATTGTAGAATGGGCAAAGCTTGTTCCAGGTTTTGATGAGCTTTGTCGAAAGGATCAGATCGCCCTTTTGACAGCTGGTGGCATGGAACTTATAGTCTTCAGAGTGATTTATAGGTCTATTCCTTACAAGGAGTATGTCTACATGAACAGCACCACTCTTCTCGTGAGGGAAGAATGTTATGACGTCTTGAATAAAGAAATTGTTGACATGATTTTAGATGTTGTAGAGAGGTTAAAGCCCCTTGCAATGGATGAGGTTGAATTTGCTTGCTTAAAGACCATACTCCTTACTGATCcag AGACATCAGGACTTTCCGACAAGTTAGCTGTGGCAGCCCTGCAAAACTCATTTCTTGCAGCTCTTAAAGAGCACATGGAAACAACGTACCCCAATCAGAAAGGTCGCTTTGCTAAGCTTCTACTACGGCTTCCGGCTTTGCGTGATGTTTGTACCAAGGGCTATCAGTACTTTTTGTTGGTGCGGGCTAAGCTTGAAGGAGAAGTACCCATGTCAAAACTTTTACAAGAAATGTTTGAATCGGCAAGGTATTAG